From Verrucomicrobiia bacterium:
GGAAGCCGCGCTGAAAAGCGCGCTGGAGGTGCGCTGATGAAGCCGGTCAGCCTTGTCTCCCGCACTCAACTCCTGGTGGAAGGCCATGATGCACAGCGTTTTTTTCAAGCCTTCCTCAACCACTGCCAGCGAGCCCATGTCCAGGTGCAAAACTTTGGCGGGATTAGCGAGCTTGGCCCCTTCCTCAAAGCCCTCTCCTTGATGCCCGGATTCCGCTCGACGGTCACCACCGTCGCCGTCATTCGCGATGCCGAAGCCAGCGCTCAGGCCGCCTGGCAAAGTGCGGCCAGCTCGCTAAAATCCGCCGGTTTGACCGCGCCTCCCAGCCCCGCCTGCTTTTCCACCAGCACCCCCAGAACTGGCATTTTTATTCTGCCGGACAATCAAAGTGCCGGCACGCTGGAGACACTTTGTTTGCAATCGGTTCAAACAGACCCGGCGCTGCCTTGCGTGGGCCAATTCATGCAGTGTGTGGCACAAGCCGGCTTTCCCTTGCCTGCAAGCATCGGGCAGGCGGACAAAAGACGTGTACAAGCATTTCTAGCCAGCCGGGATAAACCCGGCCTGCGCCTGGGGGAAGCGGCTGAAAAAGGGTATTGGCCCTTCAACCAGGCCGCCTTTGCTGCGTTGCGCAGTTTCTGTCAAGGGCTGTGACTGCACCGCCAGGGCGACCCCAAAACCTTGTTTCCCACCGCGGTGCGTTACGCCGGCTCTTGTTGCGTCAGGCAGTGCAACGTCCCGTAGCCCAGCACCAAATCCACCGCGTGGATGCCCACCACCTGCCGATCCTTGAACAGCTCGCCCAAGATCCCCAGCGCCACCCGGTCCTGGGGATCGTTGAACGTCGGCACCAGCACATACTCGTTGGCAATGTAAAAATTGGCGTAGCTCGCCGGCAGCCGGTCTTTGCCAAAATACAGCGGCCCAGGCATCGGCAACGCCACCACCTCCGGCTTGGAGCCGTCCTCCAGCCGCAAATCCTGAATGCGCTCCCAGTTCTCCGCCAGGGGCTTGTAATTCACATCCTTGGGATTCTTCTCCTGGATCAGCACCACCGTCGTGGGATTCACAAACCGGCAGATGTCATCAATGTGCCCGTGCGTATCATCTCCCACCGGCCCGGCCGCCAGCCAGAAAACCTGCGTCACCCCCAGGTAGGCCTTGAACGCCGCCTCGTACCCCGCCCGATCCAACCCCGGATTCCGCACCTGCACCGTGGGATGCTGATAGCATTCCAACGTCGTCAGCAACGTCCCCCGGCCGTTCACCTCGATGCCGCCCCCCTCAATCACAAAGTCGCGCCCGCCCGCCCGCGCGTGAAACAACCGGCGCCGGTACTTGCGCGCCGCCAGCTCGGGAATGCGCCGGTCCTTGCGCCAGTTGGGATACTTGGCCCACGCGTTGAAGTGAAAATGCACGATGGCCTTCTCCCCGCCCGCCCGCGTGACATGGATCGGCCCGCTGTCCCGCATCCAGCCGCGATTGGTGGGAAAGGGCAGAAAATCCACCCGCCGCACATCGCCCCCGGCCAGCCGGATGACCTCGCGGGCGCGGCGGGCGTCCCGCGGGGAATTCACGCACAGGCGCACCCGCTCCCCGGCCCCAATCTTGCGGATCATCTCGCCATACACCCACTCAATGGCCTGCATCTTCCCCGGCCAGTCCGTCCGCTCATGCGGCCAGCCCAGCCACGTGGCCGCATGCCGTTCCCACTCGGCCGGCATCCGAAAACCCAGCTCCGCCGGGGTGGCCTCCACTTGCTGCGCGTTGCGTTGGCTCATGTCGCTTGTCCTTTCCGGGCGCCGATTGTCATGGCCCGCCGCCATTGTGCAATCTTTTTATCCATCCGCCGCCGCCCCGGGCCGGCGCGGTGTTGCGGCGTTGACATTGCCCCCGCCACTTGTTACCTACCACCCGGCGTGCCGTCCCGACTTCGCGCCCGCGGCAGGCTGCGAGCCACGGCGGCCGCCTGCATCTATGACCAGATCCGCCAAGCGCCGGCTGGCCCGCCTGCTGGGCCTGCTGCTGTTCCTCGCCTTGTGCCTCGGGGCGGGCGAGTTGTTTGTGCGGCTGGTGTTTGGCGACAAAATTGTCCTCTTCCCCCGCTTCCACGAAGAGGCCCGCTACGGCCCCTTCGCCATCCGCCGCCTCCGGCCCAACACCATCTTTGAACATCGCAGCGTGGACGGCCGCTGGCGCTTTCAAATCAACGCCCAGGGCTTCCGCGACACGCACGACTACCCCTACGCCAAACCGCCCGACGTGCGCCGGGTCATCTGCCTGGGCGACTCCCACACCCAGGGCTTCGAATGCGAACAAAGCCAGACCTATGCCCAGGTGCTCGAACAGGCCGCCGCCGCCCGCCGCCTGCCCCTGGAGGTGCTGAACACCGGCATCTCCGGCTTCGGCACCGCCGAGCAGCTCGTCTTCCTGGAGCAGGAAGGCCTGAAATACCGCCCCGACTTTGTGGTCCTGGGTTTCTTTGCCAATGACCCCGACGACAACGCCAAGTGCGGCCTCTTTGCCCTGCATGAGGGCCGCCTAATCACCAACAAGTTCGTGCACCTCCCCGGCGTCCGGGTGCTGCGCCCCTTCCAAAACTTCCCTCCCACCCGCTGGCTCAGCCAGCACTCCTACCTCTACTCCCTCGTCATGAACAACATCTGGACCTTCATGAAATCCCGCCTCTCCCGCCAGGCCGCCGAAGCCGCCCCCGTCGAATACACCATCGGCGTGACCAACACCTTGGAGGCCGCCCGCCACTATCAGGAAAAATTGACCGCCGCCCTCCTCCAACGCCTGGGCCAGACCTGCCGCACCCACGGCATCCAGCTCATCCTCGTGGAAATCCCCACCCGCACGGGCACCAATTCCTTCGGCCCCTCCCTGCCGCCGGCCCTGCGGGAAGTCGCCGCCGCCTCCGCCGATCACGTCCTCTGGAGCTCCAACCTCTTCTCCTCGCTCCCCCAGCCCGCCGTCATCTTCCGCCCCCACGGCCAATGGCACCTCACCGAGCAAGGCCATGCCGTCATCGGCCACGCCCTGGCGGAAATCATCCTCCCCCAGCTCCCCACGCCGCCCCGCCCCGCTGCCGCCACCAACGCCGGCGCCACACCGCCCTGAGCCTCCTAAAACTTGTCCTCGCCGTCCGTAAGCAGCGACTCCGCCTTGTCCGCCGTCTCCACCACCGCCGCCATGGCGGTCTGCAGCGAGGCCGGATCCGTCTCCGCCGCAATCTGCACGGTGAACGCCGCGTAGCAGCGGTTGCTCGAAGACGAGCGCAGCAGGCTCCACGCGCCAAGTTTGACGTGCGCGTTGTGCACCAACAGCGCGTTGGCCACGTCCCCCGGCAGCGGCCCCTCGCTCTCATAGCCCACGCTGAAAATCTCCCGGATTTCCAAAGGCCCCAAATGCGAGGTCTGCGAACGGATATACACCGTCTGATGCCGGTTGTTCTCCAGCCGGAAGCTGACCTGATAATCGCCCTGGGCATCCACGTGATATTTCAGGCCCAGGATGTCCAACAATCTGCCCACGCGCGAGTCGCCGGTTTTGGAGCCAATAATCATAAATTTGAGGGGTTGAGTTTTGATCTGCTGCTGGCCGCGAGCTTTGGTTTTTTACCCGCCTTCCCATCCTACGCCCCCGGCGGCCATAAAGCAACCCCTCCGTTGGCCCCTCAATGAAGCTGCCGCAACACCACCTCCCCGCGCAGAATCTTGTTGCAACACGTCAGCCGGTATTTCTCCGGATCCCGATTCCACGCGTCCAGCACATCCAGCTCCTCCGGCGTGGGCTCGGTGATGTTTTCCATCCCGCTCACCACCTCGCACACACACGTGCCGCAACTGCAATTGAAGCAGCCGGCCTCCATCTCCACCCCGGCCTTCTCGCCGGCCTCAATCAGCGTCTCTCCCGCTTCCACTTCCGCCGACACGTTGGCGGGCAATATCGTTATTTTAGGCATACTCTGTCCCTGTCTCACCATTAGCGCAACGCCTCCCATTGTCAAATCCCATTCCCCCGCCCTCACGGCCAATCCCTCCAGCCTTCGCCCCGCCCGGCCGCCCCCACCGCAATCAGGGGCCACCGTTTTTGCTGTTGTCGGCTGAGGCTTGCGCTAATATGTCCCCGGTTTTACCGGCGTCATGAAAATCACGCTGTTCATCCCGTGTTTCATTGACCAGTTCTATCCGCAGGTGGGCATCAGCGTCGTCCGCCTGCTGGAAAAACTCGGCCACACGGTGGATTACCCCGAAGCCCAAACCTGCTGCGGCCAGCCCGCCTTCAATTCCGGCCTCTGGGACGAGGCCCGCGCCGTGGCGGAACATGCCCTCGCCGTCTTCCAATCCGCCGAAATCATCGTCACCCCCTCCGGCTCCTGCGGCGCCATGATGCGCGTGTTCTATCCCCAACTCTTTGCCGGCACCCCCCACCACGCGCTCGCCTGCGCCATCGGCCGCAAAACCTTCGAGTTCAGCGAATTCCTCGTCCGGCGGCTGGGGCTCACCGATGTGGGGGCCGAATTCCCCGGCCGCGCCACCTTTCATGACGGCTGCCACGGCCTGCGCGAGCTGGGCATCAGAGACGAACCCAGGCAATTGTTGCGCCACGTGCGCGGCCTCGAGCTGGTGGAGCTGGACCCGCCGGAGATCTGTTGCGGCTTCGGCGGCACCTTTGCCGTGAAGTTTCCCATGATCTCCACCGCCATGGGCGATAGCAAATGCCAGGCCATCCTGGACACCCGGGCCGACTACGTCATCTCCCTGGACTCCAGTTGCCTCATGCACCTCCAGGGGCTCCTGGCGCGTCAGGCACGCCCCGTCCGCTGCCTGCACCTGGCCGAAGTGCTCGCCCATTCCCTTTGAACCCCAGGCCCGTTATGAGCCAGAACCCCGCCGTCCAATTCAAAGCCCAGGCCATCCGCCTCACGGCCGACCTCGAACATCGCCAGTGGATTTTCAAGGCCCTCCGCGGCTACGAGGCCAAACGCGACGAATGCAAGGCCCGCTTCCAAAATTGGGAGGGCGCCCGCCAGGCCGCCGCCGAAATCAAATACGACACCCTCAACCATCTTGACCGCTACCTCGAGCAGTTTGTCCACCATCTGGAAAACCGCGGCGCCCGCGTGCATTGGGCCGCCGACGCCCGCGCCGCCCGCGAAATCATCCTCGACATCGCCCGCCAGAACCAGGTCCGCTTCATCATCAAATCCAAAAGCATGACCTCGGAGGAAATCCACCTCAACGACGCCCTCCAGGCCGCCGGCTTCGAGGTGTTTGAGTCCGACCTCGGCGAATACATCGTGCAACTCCGCGAGGAACCCCCCTACCACCTCGTGTTTCCCGCCATGCACCTCAAACGCGGCCAGATCAGCGCCCTCTTCCAGCAAAAACTCCAGGCCGAACCCGTCACCGACCCCGAGGCCCTCACCATGATCGCCCGCCGCGTCATGCGCCAGAAATTCTGCCAGGCCGACATGGGCATCAGCGGCGTCAATTTTGGCGTGGCCGAAAACGGCATGGTCTCCATCACCGAAAACGAGGGCAACGCCCGCCTCACCACCTCCCTGCCCCGCATCCACGTCGCCCTCATGGGCATCGAAAAACTCGTCCGCACCATGGACGACCTGGCCCTCCTCCTCCCCATGCTCGCCACCGCCGGCGCCGGCCAGTGGCTCACCGGCTACAACACCCTCTACGGCGGCCCACGCCTGACCGGCGAAAGCGACGGCCCCGATCAGTTCCACCTCGTGCTGCTCGACAACGGCCGCACCCGCCTGCTGGCCGACCCCGAACAGCGCGACGTCCTCCACTGCATCCGCTGCGGCGCCTGCCTCAACGTCTGCCCCATCTTCCGCAACGTCGGCGGCCACACCTACGGCACCACCTACCAGGGCCCCATCGGCTCCGTGCTCACGCCCCACCTCCGCGGCCTCCGCCAATGGAAACACCTGGCCTTTGCCTCCTCTCTCTGCGGCGCCTGCACCGAAACCTGCCCCGTCAAAATTGACCTCGCCCACCACCTCCTGCACAACCGCCGCAACGCCGTGCGTGCCCACCCGCCGCTCCTCGAACGCCTGGCCTTTGCCGCCTTCAAAACCTTGATGCGCCACCCCCCGCTCTATCACCTGGCCATGACGCTGGGCCGCTGGCTGCAACCCCTCCATCGCCTCGTCCAGGGCACCGCCCTGGACCCCGCGCGCGCCTGGACTCGCTCCCGCGAAACCCCGCGCTTCGCCCGCCAAAGCTTTCATGCCTGGTGGAAAAAACACCACCACGCCACTCCCTCCTCTCCCGCATGAGCACCCCAAACACCTCCGCCCGCGAAAGCATGTTGGGCCGCATCCGCGAAGCCCTCAAAACCAAAGCCCCACCCCCGGGCCACCCCCCGGGCGAACCACCCCCCCCCGCCCCGCGCGACGGCCAGTTCCGCCCCCTCCTGCCGGCGGTCGGCGCCTCCTGGGACGAGCAATGCCGCCAGTTCGCTCGCAATGCCGAGCTGCTCAAAGCCGCCTTCAAAGTGTTGCCCGACACCGCCGCCGCCCGCGCGGAAGTGCAACGCATCGCCCGCGAAGAACAATGGCGGCGCCTGGCCACCCATGAACACCCCCTGCTGCGTGAAGTCTGCCGCGACCCCGGCCCCGCCCTCCTCTTCACCGACCGCCCCTACGCCAAAGAAGACCTCGAACAATGCGAAGGCGCCGTCACCGCCTGCGAGGCCCTCATCGCCCAGACCGGCAGCGTGCTGGTCACCAGCCGCGGCTGCGGCGGCCGCGCCGTCTCCATCCTCCCCCCCCATCATCTGGTCGTGGCCCGCCGCGAACAGTTGCTCCCGGATTTGCTCGCCG
This genomic window contains:
- a CDS encoding agmatine deiminase family protein, giving the protein MSQRNAQQVEATPAELGFRMPAEWERHAATWLGWPHERTDWPGKMQAIEWVYGEMIRKIGAGERVRLCVNSPRDARRAREVIRLAGGDVRRVDFLPFPTNRGWMRDSGPIHVTRAGGEKAIVHFHFNAWAKYPNWRKDRRIPELAARKYRRRLFHARAGGRDFVIEGGGIEVNGRGTLLTTLECYQHPTVQVRNPGLDRAGYEAAFKAYLGVTQVFWLAAGPVGDDTHGHIDDICRFVNPTTVVLIQEKNPKDVNYKPLAENWERIQDLRLEDGSKPEVVALPMPGPLYFGKDRLPASYANFYIANEYVLVPTFNDPQDRVALGILGELFKDRQVVGIHAVDLVLGYGTLHCLTQQEPA
- a CDS encoding (2Fe-2S)-binding protein, with protein sequence MPKITILPANVSAEVEAGETLIEAGEKAGVEMEAGCFNCSCGTCVCEVVSGMENITEPTPEELDVLDAWNRDPEKYRLTCCNKILRGEVVLRQLH
- a CDS encoding (Fe-S)-binding protein, whose translation is MKITLFIPCFIDQFYPQVGISVVRLLEKLGHTVDYPEAQTCCGQPAFNSGLWDEARAVAEHALAVFQSAEIIVTPSGSCGAMMRVFYPQLFAGTPHHALACAIGRKTFEFSEFLVRRLGLTDVGAEFPGRATFHDGCHGLRELGIRDEPRQLLRHVRGLELVELDPPEICCGFGGTFAVKFPMISTAMGDSKCQAILDTRADYVISLDSSCLMHLQGLLARQARPVRCLHLAEVLAHSL
- a CDS encoding LutB/LldF family L-lactate oxidation iron-sulfur protein: MSQNPAVQFKAQAIRLTADLEHRQWIFKALRGYEAKRDECKARFQNWEGARQAAAEIKYDTLNHLDRYLEQFVHHLENRGARVHWAADARAAREIILDIARQNQVRFIIKSKSMTSEEIHLNDALQAAGFEVFESDLGEYIVQLREEPPYHLVFPAMHLKRGQISALFQQKLQAEPVTDPEALTMIARRVMRQKFCQADMGISGVNFGVAENGMVSITENEGNARLTTSLPRIHVALMGIEKLVRTMDDLALLLPMLATAGAGQWLTGYNTLYGGPRLTGESDGPDQFHLVLLDNGRTRLLADPEQRDVLHCIRCGACLNVCPIFRNVGGHTYGTTYQGPIGSVLTPHLRGLRQWKHLAFASSLCGACTETCPVKIDLAHHLLHNRRNAVRAHPPLLERLAFAAFKTLMRHPPLYHLAMTLGRWLQPLHRLVQGTALDPARAWTRSRETPRFARQSFHAWWKKHHHATPSSPA
- a CDS encoding LUD domain-containing protein, producing the protein MSTPNTSARESMLGRIREALKTKAPPPGHPPGEPPPPAPRDGQFRPLLPAVGASWDEQCRQFARNAELLKAAFKVLPDTAAARAEVQRIAREEQWRRLATHEHPLLREVCRDPGPALLFTDRPYAKEDLEQCEGAVTACEALIAQTGSVLVTSRGCGGRAVSILPPHHLVVARREQLLPDLLAAFALLRQKYGAHYPSMISFITGPSRTGDIERILVLGAHGPKRLTILLIAGE